From the genome of Streptomyces sp. JH34:
CGTCAGCGTCGTCGGATTCGACGACATGCCCGAGGCCAGGAACTTCATCCCGCCGCTGACGACCGTCCACCAGGACTTCGCCGCCGTCGGCAGGACGGCTGTGCACGCGCTCGTCCAGGAGATCGAGGGCGGAGCACCCGCCGAGTACACGGAGATCGCGCCGCGGCTCATGGTCCGGGGAAGCACGGGCAGACCCGCCGGGCACCGGCAGGATCCCTCCGCACCGGCCTCCGGAGGGTGAGCCGGCGCCCGTGGACGCACCGGACGCCGCGCACCGTCCGTCTCCCCGGTCCCTGACGGCCCCGGCCGGGAGGGGGCCGGGGCCGACGCTCCGGTCAGGCGTGGGCGGAGTACGACCTCGTGCAGCCGTAGGTCTTCCCGGCGTTCTGGACGCACCGGCGGAGGCCGGCCGGGAAGCGGTGGTCGGCCGCCGCCCCGGCCCGTCACCCCCACCCCCTCAGCAGCGGACCTGTGGAGGGACCGCCCGCATCACCTCGACCGGGCGGGCTGCAGCCCCGCGTACACACCGTCGGCGCCCAGCAGTTCCTCGTGGGTTCCCACCTCGGCGATCCTGCCGCCCTCCATGGCCACGATGCGGTCGGCCCCCTGGATCGTGGAGAGCCGGTGGGCCACGACGAAGACGGTCCGGCCGTGCACCAGCCGTGTGAGTGCCTCCTGCACGAGGGCCTCGGACCGGTTGTCGAGCGCGGAGGTGGCCTCGTCGAGCACCAGCACCCTCGGGTCGCGGATCAGTGCCCTCGCGATGGCCAGGCGCTGCTTCTGACCACCCGACAACTGCGCCCCGTGCTCCCCGATGACCGTGTCCAGTCCGCGCGGCAGGCGGTCCACGAATTCCAGCGCGTTGGCGTCCTGGAGGGCTCGCATCAGCGTCTCCTCGTCCGTGTCGCCCATGCCGTAGGTGACGTTGTCACGGATGCTGCCCTCGAAGAGGATCGACTCCTGGGGCACCACCGACAGGAAGCGGCGGTAGGTCCGGAGATCGAGTCCCGCCATGTCGGTCCCGTCGAGCAGGATGCGGCCCGAGGTGGGCCTGATGAACCCGATGAGCAGGTTGAGCACCGTGGATTTACCGGCGCCCGACGCTCCGACGAGCGCGATGGTCTCCCCCGGCCTCGCCGAGAGGGTGAACCCGTCGACCGCAGGCTTGCCGTCCTCGTACACGAATCCGGCGTCCTCGAAGTCGATACGGCCGACGACGCTCTCCACCCGCGCCTTGCCGGCGTTGTTCTCCAGGTCGGGGGCCTGCAGCACCTCACCCGCCGAACGCACGGACTCCAGCCCCTTGGCGAGCACGGGAGCCAGACCCAGCAGTGTCGTCACGGAGCCGGTCAGCACGGTGAAGAAGGAGCTGAGCATCACCACGTCCCCGGGGGTGATGGCCATCCATCCGTGGTACGCCACCAGAGCGGAGCCGGTCAGGCACAGCACACCGAGCGTGTTGAGGATGACCCAGGCCAGTGACGCGAAGCGGCCGTTGATCGTGTCCAGGCGCATCCCGGCCACGAACACCTGCCGCAGCGAACCGTCCACCCGGCCCAGCGCTGTCCGTTCCAGGCCGTGGGCGCGGGTGATGGGGATGAGGGACGTCATCTCGCCGACCCGGGAGGAGAGTTGCTCGACCTCACGGCGGAAGGACTCGTTGTGACTGCGCAGTCGGCCCCGCAGTTTCATCACGAGGAAACCGGAGGCGGGGACCACGACGAGGAAGACGGGCAGGAACTCGGGCACGCGGACCCCGATGACGACGAGCCCGCCGATCAGCGTGACGACCGCGCCGAGTCCCATGTCGGAACTCTGCTGGACCATCTGCTCCACAGCTTCGACGTCACGCACCACCTTGGCCTGCAGCACGCTCGAACTCACCCGTGAGTGATAGCCGATGGACAGTTGCTGCATCCGGCGGCAGAGCGCCGATCGCAGGGTGGTGCCCATGCGCCGGATGCTGCCGGCGAGGCATCGGACGTACCACTGGTGGAGCGGGTAGTTGATCACGAGGATGAACAGCAGGACGCCGCTCGCCTTCCATATCCCTGATTCGGGACCGTGCTGGACGACCACGTCGAGGACGGTGGCGGTGATCAGGGGCAGCAGCCAGATGGGGCTGTGCTTCACGACGAAGATGGCGACCGCCAGGGCCAGCCGGCCCCTGTCGGGGCGGAAGAGATGGCCGAGCGTGCGGACCGGGTTCTCGCCGCGGTAGCGGTGATCGAGGTGGTCGAAGGGTGCCAGGGGTTCGGCGGACAGCGATGAAAGCGCTTTCTCCATGCGGTCATCCCACCTGTTCCCACTTCCGCCGACAACCCCCGTTCCACGGGAAGAGACGGAAGGGCGGCACACACACCGGCACTCTTTCGAGGTGACGCTGCGTAATCCCGCTCGGACCGGGTAGCGGGCCGAGATGTTCAGGTATAGGCGTGTACGAGTTCTGACCGTGCTGCTCAGCGGCTGGGTGGTGCTGACCGCTGTGGAGCGATGGGGGGAACGGGCACCGTGGCCGAGCGCGGTACTGAGCGGGCTCCTCTGGTCCTGCGTGGTGGCCGGCGTCTGGTGGTTCGCGGAATGGACCCAGTCACCGCTGCGCACCGCGCGCCAAGCGCGCGCGGAGGAGGAGGCCCTGAAGGACGGGGCGCCGCTCGAACGGCACCCGGACACGGACGGTCCGGTCACCCGGGGAGCCGAGACCGCGGCAGCGTCCCGGCGCTGACTGCCCGTCACGCTCCCGCGACAGACGTGACCGCCCGTGCCGCCCTTCCCGGGCGCACGGGCGGTCACCGTCTGCGGGCCGTCCCCGGCAGGACGGACGAACGTGCCGTGGTCACAGACCGCGGGGCCCGTCACCCGCCACCGTCGACTCGGCCAGCTTCTGGAACTCGCCCAGGTCGTAGTTAGCCAGGGCCGAGTCCAGATTGGTCAGGGCGCCGAGGTGCTCCACGAATCCGCGGGGGTCGTACTCGATCTGCAGGGCGACGCGGCTGGAGGTGTCGTCGAGCCGGTGGAAGGTGACCACGCCGGCGTGATGCACACCCTCGATGGTCTTCCATGCGATCCGGTCCTGCGGGACGACCTCGGTGAGCTCCGCGACGAAGCCCTTGTCGGCGCCCGGCAGGGACAGCTGCCAGGAGAACCGGCGGTCGTCCATCGGGTCCACCCGTCGCACGTGGCTCAGGAACTTCGGCCACTGCGTCACGTCGCTCCACAGAGCCCAGGTGACGCTGACGGGCGCCTTGATGTCGACGGTTTCGACGAGGGAGGAGGACATGGAGAACAACCCCTTCTTTGCTCGGTCAGGTCTTGCGCTGCCGAGTACCCGATAGTCGGCGGCGCACGCATGCCCTTCTCGCCTGCGGGCAGGCCCCCTGCGGCGCGACCGCCCGGGCCCAGCCGGCCACCACGCACGTCACGGGCGCCCGGCCGCCGTCGTCCTTCACGAGGCGTCCAGCGCGGCACGCCAGACGGCACTCTCCACGTAGTGGTTGTCGAACCGCTCGGCGGACTCCGCGATCTCCTTCGGATCCGCCTCTCCCCGCATGACCCGGCCGAGCAGACGCAGGTACGCGAAGCGGTCCATGCTGCGGTCGAACACGAACAGGACGTCAGCGGTGAGGCCGGGGGCGGCGGCGAAGGCGTGCGGGGTACGGGGCGGGACCGCCAGGAAGTCCCCCTCCCGCAGGACCGTCACCTCCTCCCCCACGAGCACCCGCAGGGCTCCGCCGACCACGAAGAACAGCTCCGTCGCCCTGGTGTGGAAATGGGCCGGTGCCCCCACCGCCCCCTCGGCGAAGGTGGAGCGGTAGCTCGTGAAACCGCCCTCGCCGTCACCGGCCTCGCCGAGCAGACGCATGGTGCTGCTCGGGTCGACGCAGGTCTCCGCATCGTTGTGACGGGTGAGCAGCGGGAGGTTCGAGGTGGCCGTGTTCTTGGTCATGAACACGACTCTACGAGTGCATATGCCCATCATCCAGGGCCATTTGGGCCGTGGACCCCTGGGCCAATCGGTAGCAGGACCGCAGTCCGGCGCTCCTCGCCCCGGCCCGGAAACCGTTCGCGCCCCGGGTCCCGAACCGTTAGCTTCCTCGGAGCGCTGTGGGTCGCAGCCACCACACGAGGGGAGCCGTGCATGGCAGGGGACACGAGGACCGACCGCCTGGACCTGCTGCTCGGCCAGTTCGACCAGGCCAGGGAGATGGCCGGGGTACGGCTGAAGGGGCTGGGTGACGAGGAGTTCCTGTGGGAGCCGGTGGCCGGCTCCTGGTCGGTCCGGCGCCGGAGCGAGGCGTCGACGCCCCGGGCGTACGGGCCGGGCGAGTGGGTGCTCGACCAGGGCGCCCCGGACATCCCGGCGAACGAGTACGCCGAGGTCGCCCGGCAGGCCGCCGGGGGTATGACGGTGTCCAGGATCGCCGATGACTGGAGCGTGAGCGTCGAGCGGGTCGAGCAGGTCCTCGCCCACACCGGTGAGCCGGAGCCCGACGACACCCCCGTGACCACCATCGCGTGGCGGCTCGGGCACCTGCACTCCTGCCTCGCGGGCCAATGGGAGTGGACCTTCGGTGAGCGGCGGCAGGATCCGAAGCTGCTGGTCGACTTCACTCCTTCCGCGTCGGTGGCGCTCGACCGGTTCTGGGCCGTGACCGGCCGCTGGCGCGACAGCGTGGCCACGGTCACGGAGGAGCAGCTCGACACGGTCGGCTTCTCGCAGTACCCGTACGGCTCCGACCCCGACGATCCGTTCGTCTCGGTGCTGGCGGGTGCCAACCTCGAATTCATCCATCACATGGCCGAGATCTCGCTTCTCCGCGACCTGTGGCGGGGGCGCTTCACGGCATCCGGGTAGGCCCGGCGCGCCCCGAGCGAGTCGTACGGAGTGTCCGCCAGGAGCGGCGGGGCTCAACCGTCCGTGGCCCGACGGAGCGTGTGCGCGCCGGAGGGCGGCGTGTTTCAGTGGACCGGTGACCCGCAACGGGGTCGAGGACGTCCGTCGGCGGAAGGGCCAGTCATGAAGATCGCGGTGATCGGCGGTACGGGGCTGATCGGGTCGAAGGTCGTCGAGAGGCTGAAGGCCGACGGACACGAAGCGGTGCCCTCTTCGAAGTCGACCGGCGTCGACGTCATCAGTGGTGAGGGGGTGGAGAAGGCGGTCGCCGGGGCCGACGTCGTCGTCGACCTGACGAACTCCCCGACGTTCGACGACGCCGCACCGGAGTTCTTCCGGCAGTCGATGGGAAATCTGCTGGCGGCGGCACGGAAGGCGGGCGTGGGCCACTTCGTCATGCTGTCCATCGTCGGCGTGGACCAGGTACCCGAACTGGACTACTACCGCGCCAAGACGCTGCAGGAAGAACTGCTCGCGGCGGGACCCGTCCCGTACTCCATCGTCCGCGCCACGCAGTTCATGGAGTTCATGGACGCGGTCATGAGCTGGACCGCCGACGGTGACACCGTCCGTCTGCCCACCACCCCGATCCAGCCGATCGCCGCCCAGGAGGTCGCCGACGCGGTAGCCGAAGCCGCGGTGGGCAGTCCGCTGCGGGGCGTCCACAACGTCGCGGGACCCGAGGTCTTCCCGCTCGACGAGCTCGGCAGGATCACTCTCACGGCCCGTCCGAACGGCCGGACCGTCGTCACCGACGACACCGCCGGGATGTTCGCCGTCGTCCGCGGGGACGTCCTCACGGGCAAGGGCGACGCCTCGCGCGCCCCCACCCGCTACGCGGACTGGCTGGCGTCACACTGACGCCTCCGCGGTGCCCCGGCCGGCAGGACGGCCGGGGCCGAGGTACCGGACCGCGGCGTGTCCGGCGTGCGGGAGGAGCAGCTCCCGGAGTTCCCGCGCGGCCGCCTCGAGGAGATGGCCGTCGCGCCTCGCGTGAAGGGTCTCCAGGACGAAGGTGACGTGGGCGCTGTCCTCGGTGACGCGCGTGCGGTGGGCGTCGCGGTGGTTCCAGTGCCGGGTCAGGACACCGCTGGTGTCGGCGTAGACGATCTCACCGGGTTTCGGGTTCTCCACGGTGTCCGGTTCGCCGAGCGGGGTGAACTCCTCGCTGCCGTCGGCGTACCGGATGTCGACGTCGCCGGTGACGTGCGCGAGATCGAAGGCGCCGGCGGGCAGGCCGTGGCGGAGGGAGACCGCGTTGTACGAGTCGACGGCGGGGTTGATCCGCGGCAGTGTCCCCTTCTTGGCCACGCGGCGGCCGAGGGCGTCGACGCTGGGGCGGACGCGGCGGGGATTGGTCCCGAAGGCACGGTAGGCCGTGTGCCATGCCTCGATGCGGGGGTCGTTCTCGTCGGCGGGCTGCCAGGTGCCGTCGGCGGCCTGCCGTTCCAGGTGTCCGAGAGCGGCGGTGGCCTCGGGCCAGGGTTCGTGTCCGCGCAGGCCGGTCGCGGTGACGAGCGCGATGAGGGTGTCGGGGAAGGCGTCGGCGACGTCCGGGTGGATACGGAAGACGGTCATGGGGTGGTGTCCTGTTCTCGTGTGCGTGAGGCGGTTGCGGTCAGGGCTTCCAGGGACCGACACGGTCCAGACGTCGCAGCTGCTGACGGGCGGTCGGTGTGTCCAGGCCCTGCCCACGCTCCCCGAGGCGGGAAGCGACGGCGGTACGGTGCTCGACCGGCTTGTGGTCGTCGTACTTGAATTTGGCGAGTACCTCGACGACGTCCAGCTCCAGCCCTCGGATGCCGGGCAGCATCCGCCCGTACGGGGGGCCGGTCCGGGTCGACGGGCGCGTGATCGCCGTCGGGTCGGAAATGTGCCATCTGCCTGCCCAGCAACTCGGCCTTGGCCACCGGATCGTCGATGACGGTGGCGCGGCAGATGAACTGGACCGCTGCGTAGGAGCTGGTGGGTACGCCGTCGGTGGGCGGCGTACCGGGCCCGGCACGCCAGGGGCCGGGGACGAAGGCGTAGTCGCCGACGACGGTGAACGTGACGTTCGCGTCCTGCTCCACCGCCTTCCAGACCGGGTTGGGCCGGGCGAGGTGGATCAGCAGCCGGCCCGCGTCGGTGCAGAAGTGGGTGGGGACGGCGACGGGGCCCTGACCGGGCGGCCCGTTGACGCCGAGGATGCCGAAGTCATGCCCGGCGGCGATCCATTGTCGCCATTCGGCGTCGTCCAGGGCGGCGTCCCAGGACTGGATGAGCATGTGCTTCTCCCGGTGTCGTGGTCCGGCGGGTCACGTGAGGGCGAGCAGGCTGACCGCGACGGCCGCGGTACCCAGGCCGACGAGCTGGCTCCGGTGGATGGTCTCGGCGAGCACTCTGCGGGCGAGCAGGACGGTAGCGGCCGGGTAGAGAGCGGTGATCACGGCGACGACGGCGAGGTCGCCGTCGCGGGCGGCGAACAGGAACAGCAGGTTGGCCAGTGAGTCCAGCACGCCCGCGGCGGCAGAGATCGCGTAGGCGGGCTTCTCGGAGCCCAGTCGGCGGTACATCACGGCCGCCGCGGTCAGGCCGGCGGCCGACGAGACCGCTCTGCCGATGATCAGCGGAGCGACACCGCTCCCGGACGGAGCCTGGTGGAGGAAGACGAGCTGCAGGGCGATGGCGATGCCCGCGCCGAAGGCCGTCAGCAAGGCGGTGCGGGAGGCGTGAGCCGACCTCGCTCCACGGCCGGCACCGACCAGCATCACGGCGGCCAGCGCCAGCGGCAGACCGAGGAGTCCGGCCGGGCCGAGACGCTCGCCCTGGAGCAGTCCGACGCCGACCGGCACCACTGCCGAGACCAGCGCGGTCACGGGTGACAGCACGCTCATCGGGCCGATCGCGAGGGTCCTGTAGAGCAGGGCGAACGCCGCGGCCGAGGCCACGCCCGATGCCGCACCCCACCCGATGGCCGCAGGAGTGAAGTACGCGCCGAGAACGGGCCACAGCAGCAGCTCGACCACCAGACTGGCCGGAGCCGCGACAATGACGGTGCGCAGCACATGTGCCTTGCGGGCACCGAGGCCGCCGAGGAAGTCGGCGCACCCGTAGGCGAGGGAGCTGCCCAGGGCCAGCAGCAGAGCAATCATGGAACTTCCCGAGGTGTCACAATGGAACGACTCAACCGTACAATAAAACGACCGTTCGTTGTCAACCGAACGACCGAGCGGTCCATTCCAGTGCTCCACACATCAGGACGGTGATCAGATGCCCGAGGCGGACGAAGCCCTGCGCACGCTCGCGCGCAACGTCAGAGCGGCACGCGTACGGGCAGGCCTGTCCCTGGACGAGCTGGGCCGGCGTGCCAAGGTCAGCAAGGGCGCGCTGGTCGGCCTGGAGAAGGCTCAGGGCAATCCGAACTTCGCCACCCTCGTCCGTCTCGCCGACACGCTCGGCATCTCCGTGTCCGCTCTGCTGGAGGGGCCGGCGGAGGGCCGCGTCCGCGTGGTGTCGGCCGACGCCGTCATGCCGCTGTGGGCCGGTGCGGAGGGCAGCGAGGCCCGGCTCATGCTGACGACCTCGGGAGCGGCTCCCGTCGAGGTCTGGCGGTGGAAGCTGGAGCCGGGCGAGGAGTACCCCAGTCACCCTCATCAGGCCGGGGTCGTGGAGACCCTCAGCGTCACCTCGGGCCGGATGACGCTGGTCGTCGACGGCACGGAACACTCCGTGGAGGCCGGGCAGACCGCCACCTTCGACGGCGACGCGACCCACACCTATCGCGGCTCGGGCACCACGACCTGTCATCTGATCATGACGGTGCACATCCCGCCCGGTCCCACCTCCACGAACTGACCCCCGGCTGACCCCTGTTCGTCTCCGGCTGCCTCTTCGGCCGCCGTGCGTCCCGCCCGGCTGCCCGCACACGACCGGGGTCAAGCCGACGTCAGCACGTGGCCCTCGGCGTCGAGCTCGACCACCGTGCCGGCGGTCCTCGCCCGTTCGGCCGCCCGGACGACGCGGTGCGTCGCCAGGCTCTCCGCGGCGCCGGAGAGAAGGAGCGACCTGTCACCGGAGGCGACGGCGGCGAGGAAGGCGGTCGTCCGGCCGCCTGTGGGCGGTTCGTGTGCCGACGGTGCCGACGGTCCGCGTGTCGACGGTCCGTTCCGACCCGTCGCGGAAGTCGACGAGGTTCGGCGACCTCCGACGCCCGGCCGGCTGTCGTGGCGGCGGCCGCGAGGGACCGGCCCACGGGTACCGCCTCCGGGGTGACCGTACCCGGACTCACACCCTGCACAAACGCACATGCGAGCCAAGGTGAGGTCATCTCTTACTCATGCAAAGCAACACGAGGCTTTCCCCTTGCATCTGCGGCAGTATCATCAGCGCAGGCGCACCCGCCGGAACGGGGACGCCGCGGCACAGCCCGGCATCCGGTTCACAAGGACCACGGGTGATCGTGTCCACCAGGACGAGAGCTAGCACAAGAGGGACAAGAGGGAGCGACCCATCATGACCCGTACCGCCCGCCCGACGGGCCGGACCCTGCGGGTGGCCGGCGCAGGTGCGGCCGCTCTGCTGGCCCTGACCGGTTGCTCGTCGTCGGACGACTCCTCGTCGGCGTCGGGCTCCTCCGGCTCCTCGTCGGACGAGCTGTCCGGCACAGTGACGGTGTTCGCCGCCGCCTCGCTGAAGGAGAGCTTCACGATGCTGGGCGAGGAGTTCGAGAAGGAGCACCCCGGCACGGAGGTCACCTTCAACTTCGGCGGCAGCGACTCCCTCGCGGCGGGCATCACCGGCGGCGCCCCGGCCGATGTGTTCGCTTCGGCGAGCCCCAGGACGATGAAGATCGTCACGGACGCGGGGGGCGCGGCCGGCGCAGCCGCCACCTTCGTGCGCAACCAGTTGGAGATCGCCACCCTGCCGGGCAACCCCGACGAGGTCTCCTCCCTGAAGGACCTCGCCGGTTCCGGTCTCAAGGTGGTCCTCTGCGACAAGGAGGTGCCCTGCGGCGCCGCCGCCCGGAAGGCCCTCGACGCCGCCGGGCTCGAGCTCACCCCCGTCTCGTACGAGCAGGACGTCAAGTCCGCCCTGACGAAGGTCGAGCTGAAGGAGGCCGACGCGGCCATCGTGTACAAGACGGATGTGCACGCGGCGGGTGACAAGGTGGAGGGCGTGGAATTCCCCGAGTCCGCCGAGGCCGTCAACGACTACCCGATCGTCCAGCTCAAGGACTCCGGGAACGCCGAAGGAGCCAAGGCATTCATCGCCTTCGTGCGGTCCTCCCGGGGCCAGGAGGTCCTGGCCGGGGCCGGGTTCCTGAAGCCGTGACCGAACTGGACACGTCAGGCGCAGCGGCGGGCTCGCCCAAGGGCGGGCCGCGGCGCCGGCGTGCCCGGACGGGCCGTGGCCGGGGGGTGCCACTGCCGCTGCTGCTGCCGGCGCTGCTCGGCCTCGCGTTCCTGATCGTCCCGCTGATCGCGCTGCTCGTACGAGCTCCGTGGCGCAGCCTGCCCGAGCTGCTGACCGGCGCCGAGGTGTGGCAGGCGCTCCAGCTGTCCCTGATCTGCGCCACGGCCGCCACCGCGGTGAGCCTGGTGATCGGTGTACCCCTGGCCTGGCTGCTGGCCCGCGTCGAATTCCCCGGCCGCGGCGTCGTACGGGCCCTCGTCACACTGCCGCTCGTGCTGCCACCGGTCGTGGGCGGTGTGGCGCTGCTGATGGCCCTCGGGCGCAACGGCATCATCGGGAAGTCCCTCGACGACTGGTTCGGGATCACCCTGCCCTTCACGACGACAGGAGTCGTGATCGCGGAGGCCTTCGTCGCGATGCCTTTCCTCGTCATCAGCGTGGAGGGCACACTGCGCGCCGCCGACCCCAGGTTCGAGGAGGCCGCCGCAACGCTCGGCGCCTCCCGCTTCACCGCGTTCCGCCGGGTCACCCTGCCGCTGATCGCGCCGGGGATCGCGGCCGGCGCCGTGCTCGCCT
Proteins encoded in this window:
- a CDS encoding ABC transporter ATP-binding protein codes for the protein MEKALSSLSAEPLAPFDHLDHRYRGENPVRTLGHLFRPDRGRLALAVAIFVVKHSPIWLLPLITATVLDVVVQHGPESGIWKASGVLLFILVINYPLHQWYVRCLAGSIRRMGTTLRSALCRRMQQLSIGYHSRVSSSVLQAKVVRDVEAVEQMVQQSSDMGLGAVVTLIGGLVVIGVRVPEFLPVFLVVVPASGFLVMKLRGRLRSHNESFRREVEQLSSRVGEMTSLIPITRAHGLERTALGRVDGSLRQVFVAGMRLDTINGRFASLAWVILNTLGVLCLTGSALVAYHGWMAITPGDVVMLSSFFTVLTGSVTTLLGLAPVLAKGLESVRSAGEVLQAPDLENNAGKARVESVVGRIDFEDAGFVYEDGKPAVDGFTLSARPGETIALVGASGAGKSTVLNLLIGFIRPTSGRILLDGTDMAGLDLRTYRRFLSVVPQESILFEGSIRDNVTYGMGDTDEETLMRALQDANALEFVDRLPRGLDTVIGEHGAQLSGGQKQRLAIARALIRDPRVLVLDEATSALDNRSEALVQEALTRLVHGRTVFVVAHRLSTIQGADRIVAMEGGRIAEVGTHEELLGADGVYAGLQPARSR
- a CDS encoding SRPBCC family protein, with product MSSSLVETVDIKAPVSVTWALWSDVTQWPKFLSHVRRVDPMDDRRFSWQLSLPGADKGFVAELTEVVPQDRIAWKTIEGVHHAGVVTFHRLDDTSSRVALQIEYDPRGFVEHLGALTNLDSALANYDLGEFQKLAESTVAGDGPRGL
- a CDS encoding cupin domain-containing protein, with the translated sequence MTKNTATSNLPLLTRHNDAETCVDPSSTMRLLGEAGDGEGGFTSYRSTFAEGAVGAPAHFHTRATELFFVVGGALRVLVGEEVTVLREGDFLAVPPRTPHAFAAAPGLTADVLFVFDRSMDRFAYLRLLGRVMRGEADPKEIAESAERFDNHYVESAVWRAALDAS
- a CDS encoding DinB family protein, giving the protein MAGDTRTDRLDLLLGQFDQAREMAGVRLKGLGDEEFLWEPVAGSWSVRRRSEASTPRAYGPGEWVLDQGAPDIPANEYAEVARQAAGGMTVSRIADDWSVSVERVEQVLAHTGEPEPDDTPVTTIAWRLGHLHSCLAGQWEWTFGERRQDPKLLVDFTPSASVALDRFWAVTGRWRDSVATVTEEQLDTVGFSQYPYGSDPDDPFVSVLAGANLEFIHHMAEISLLRDLWRGRFTASG
- a CDS encoding NAD(P)H-binding protein; amino-acid sequence: MKIAVIGGTGLIGSKVVERLKADGHEAVPSSKSTGVDVISGEGVEKAVAGADVVVDLTNSPTFDDAAPEFFRQSMGNLLAAARKAGVGHFVMLSIVGVDQVPELDYYRAKTLQEELLAAGPVPYSIVRATQFMEFMDAVMSWTADGDTVRLPTTPIQPIAAQEVADAVAEAAVGSPLRGVHNVAGPEVFPLDELGRITLTARPNGRTVVTDDTAGMFAVVRGDVLTGKGDASRAPTRYADWLASH
- a CDS encoding phenylalanine--tRNA ligase beta subunit-related protein, with product MTVFRIHPDVADAFPDTLIALVTATGLRGHEPWPEATAALGHLERQAADGTWQPADENDPRIEAWHTAYRAFGTNPRRVRPSVDALGRRVAKKGTLPRINPAVDSYNAVSLRHGLPAGAFDLAHVTGDVDIRYADGSEEFTPLGEPDTVENPKPGEIVYADTSGVLTRHWNHRDAHRTRVTEDSAHVTFVLETLHARRDGHLLEAAARELRELLLPHAGHAAVRYLGPGRPAGRGTAEASV
- a CDS encoding EamA family transporter yields the protein MIALLLALGSSLAYGCADFLGGLGARKAHVLRTVIVAAPASLVVELLLWPVLGAYFTPAAIGWGAASGVASAAAFALLYRTLAIGPMSVLSPVTALVSAVVPVGVGLLQGERLGPAGLLGLPLALAAVMLVGAGRGARSAHASRTALLTAFGAGIAIALQLVFLHQAPSGSGVAPLIIGRAVSSAAGLTAAAVMYRRLGSEKPAYAISAAAGVLDSLANLLFLFAARDGDLAVVAVITALYPAATVLLARRVLAETIHRSQLVGLGTAAVAVSLLALT
- a CDS encoding XRE family transcriptional regulator, with the translated sequence MPEADEALRTLARNVRAARVRAGLSLDELGRRAKVSKGALVGLEKAQGNPNFATLVRLADTLGISVSALLEGPAEGRVRVVSADAVMPLWAGAEGSEARLMLTTSGAAPVEVWRWKLEPGEEYPSHPHQAGVVETLSVTSGRMTLVVDGTEHSVEAGQTATFDGDATHTYRGSGTTTCHLIMTVHIPPGPTSTN
- the modA gene encoding molybdate ABC transporter substrate-binding protein, giving the protein MTRTARPTGRTLRVAGAGAAALLALTGCSSSDDSSSASGSSGSSSDELSGTVTVFAAASLKESFTMLGEEFEKEHPGTEVTFNFGGSDSLAAGITGGAPADVFASASPRTMKIVTDAGGAAGAAATFVRNQLEIATLPGNPDEVSSLKDLAGSGLKVVLCDKEVPCGAAARKALDAAGLELTPVSYEQDVKSALTKVELKEADAAIVYKTDVHAAGDKVEGVEFPESAEAVNDYPIVQLKDSGNAEGAKAFIAFVRSSRGQEVLAGAGFLKP
- the modB gene encoding molybdate ABC transporter permease subunit gives rise to the protein MTELDTSGAAAGSPKGGPRRRRARTGRGRGVPLPLLLPALLGLAFLIVPLIALLVRAPWRSLPELLTGAEVWQALQLSLICATAATAVSLVIGVPLAWLLARVEFPGRGVVRALVTLPLVLPPVVGGVALLMALGRNGIIGKSLDDWFGITLPFTTTGVVIAEAFVAMPFLVISVEGTLRAADPRFEEAAATLGASRFTAFRRVTLPLIAPGIAAGAVLAWARALGEFGATITFAGNFPGRTQTMPLAVYLALQSDPEAAIALSLVLLAVSVAVLAGLRDRWMTAG